In the genome of Perca fluviatilis chromosome 4, GENO_Pfluv_1.0, whole genome shotgun sequence, one region contains:
- the wnk2 gene encoding serine/threonine-protein kinase WNK2 isoform X3 has translation MDSADHSSKDPTLRSTFSSAPNLDSDINANARRPVYQNGTDHNVNIQNAALRGASDPSAYPYTDYRALVRQRFIRRSLWVSDSEEHQPVDTPVESANISPVPHIDLRTLVDRTRILHGTCVGLPDTSSTESQVVLKDSATGSVDEEKGDKSQSEPKVEAALSDVTGKAGSDENEEEPGTKAVSTSPGGRFLKFDIELGRGSFKTVYKGLDTDTWVEVAWCELQERKLSKAERQRFKEEAEMLKALQHPNIVRFYDFWESPVKGKKCIVLVTELMTSGTLKTYLKRFKVMKPKVLRSWCRQILKGLHFLHTRTPPIIHRDLKCDNIFITGPTGSVKIGDLGLATLKRASFAKSVIGTPEFMAPEMYEEHYDESVDVYAFGMCMLEMATSEYPYSECQNAAQIYRKVTSGVKPASYSKVSDPEIKEIIGECICHRWEERYSIKDLLNHAFFAEDTGVRVELNEEDDGKKSSIALKLWVEDTKKLKGKYKDTGAIEFSFDLVNEVPEVVAQEMVESGFFLDCDVKVVGKSIRDRVALIKWKRERTVSSGNGEAAVKKPQQNLLQVPGTVVPQAPTLATTDCEDQEVEQQTLICTVPAITSAPSDSGVSSTMQLDDLSNQQNGAYQSPTEPISTAQVIYSPPAQVDPQLHQGPYQQPTAQASHENYTQTSTQLNQGAYQQTTGQLHPGAYHQPAAQLHQGSYQSQTRHYSDPFVCHDLFITESAVCFRRGSAPLVEASRCRKHTKTMNKSPSLCPSQDLASTKSTENSVHATDFLSSNSAQNPSLLSPLLPPHQHSHHDSASNYNSPLLPLNLQPPSELRLSVPRSPQPHRHCKACMSLLLRDKSKAGASLGHTHTSARKLTSVSKPGSPISHHLASSPPVTLPFLLASPTSPSSNSQPTLVTSPSHLSPPSQVVLPRSLYEGGDLTLLNHCLHHIVGRRTSSPTLSANHPMHRQGEVGGTTSSVVEHIDKRLSLDVPLFSRPNLDWNRLLSALTASEGRPDPLTESAPATPAPIVHQSRQTAQSFPAADPTLQPQLTAQPSQEQCHLQPAAVLSQLLSADQPTSHLSPPDISTSFPKSVSSTPPPLLPLQISTQFPSPYPVQIGGLNPSPFPSSPLPCAYSSSDPFMSSSHYSPSPHHPSLPLTLNATLPSIPTLSTPQTPLSTPQHVPNVALPMPIFAMAMSPAVPQKGGPLTCQTNLGSFHTTHPLPLSQVQPTPYPAPYPEQELAQPPVQVKMIAPQDNLGDVHLLAQVHPVLPAVQTPLWGSGLDAETSAAGRDLNVAPTVQAPASISATVQFETQAPAQNQPPLSVSAQAGVMPQTPASTFVNAPTSVPIQIPTAVHTTASAPVQTPVSATGLTFESPKGSSTSSETSVPGLGSALIPVTLPATAPVAAPVLQPAGIQTVVSVSECASLATAQQNFESTSASSTLQQEHCVEDVLQDKPIFLPNYAYDSLNSDVASGKETSDGYDSLASGAKGDGKPRKHHRKSARTRSRQERTSKPKLSMLNVCNTGDKMVECQLETHNHKMVTFKFDLDGDAPEEITTYMVENGFILLLEKEIFIDQLKDIVDKAEDMLNEDMEGERASALSCSPEQGQICEGLVGESQQPGAPQPVYQQNVLHTGKRWFIICPVEETPTSSQETPSDGTATQSPGSSATTQPPDSGTARPSASREQGSSSTMSGGSGGFTYDMYGFCSPPIMSNTDPLLLATLSPPVSAPPTLQSVTSLEPVDSSVQPSVHHAQPARAQTLPPSSPHTSFPVDESQGSPLGSISPTHAAQQIPDMTFPVSVADEVPCCPLVMPLSLDVSGLQGGSPLTPLPLQEQVPAKEPLSVSYASAARSERPQQPVVLHQPFSSVGGTKVSSLPQSPALSQPATGPAESDGEGRLGRGGFVDSTIKTLDEKLRNLLYQEYAPMYPSGSAAETPGYGTEYIQSPPGPDSATGGSGNSTPGPMGEGRYRAGEQLPQIPERMDSLSTLSDSAVCASLSRKHVPHSASCSGTRGRFKIIAVPPEVANRQDVKQRSWSSAASPAHPGGYSEDHVQAETMTASTTIGRFSVVSTEDDITQRIRCSRYSAPPDFYLDTPPSMAKRGSLPRALTSNSVAVDVTVHARFLSSDSGAESSPAKLAPATPSQHTRSERRGSDLMKRAVAFLRRSGRSSSVQSSDSPSRHGGVHGSAYASSDNDSEMEDSDMKRELQRLREKHLREISELQAHQRGEVELLYRRLGKAPPTGLGLSHVAPHAGRRKRSSKHRLKPGKLLSPLVQQFRNVTTKTSDSSRSSAATGTSEPTVSLNGSPAKGSVPTHGRARSCTSHLPSSTSEPVQTQQPCSLKGSLSSDNIYAGLHKDGIGTQVPPGQGSTLKRLCLGKDRGNRSGAGPGAYNQSQQPPTGATPPSHQPVMGLAQAQANNSNNKTSSYTGSSMSANENNLPEDFQRLMEDWAQEVLIVTHRPRTNSLSISGQQLWNQVVPRTRGQLTSASDVSWTAQGPEACSLPLSWPDSPGSTMMTNPSTGPHPSYPAPFRALSSPLSVSHWPGLLFPLPSGVFAFPAVPSTQDAPSPGPVPSCQPPDPKARTL, from the exons ATGGATTCGGCGGATCATTCAAGCAAAGATCCGACACTGAGATCCACATTTTCCTCAGCACCCAATTTAGACTCGGACATTAATGCAAATGCCCGTAGGCCTGTTTATCAGAATGGGACAGACCACAATGTCAACATCCAAAACGCAGCCCTGCGAGGAGCAAGTGACCCCAGCGCATACCCGTACACAGACTACCGGGCGCTGGTCCGCCAGAGGTTCATTCGGCGGAGTTTGTGGGTGTCAGACAGCGAGGAGCATCAGCCGGTTGACACGCCGGTGGAGTCTGCCAACATCAGCCCGGTGCCCCACATTGACCTGCGGACACTCGTTGATCGGACCCGGATTCTGCACGGAACCTGTGTGGGCCTCCCGGACACTTCGAGCACGGAGAGCCAGGTGGTGCTGAAGGACAGCGCCACGGGGAGCGTCGACGAGGAGAAGGGAGACAAGAGCCAATCCGAGCCAAAGGTAGAGGCTGCGCTCTCGGATGTCACAGGTAAAGCAGGAAGTGACGAGAACGAAGAGGAGCCCGGGACGAAGGCTGTGTCCACTTCACCTGGGGGGCGCTTCCTCAAGTTTGACATTGAGCTGGGGAGAGGGTCCTTCAAGACCGTCTATAAAGGTCTGGACACCGACACCTGGGTCGAAGTGGCATGGTGTGAACTCCAG GAACGGAAACTGTCCAAAGCTGAGAGACAGAGGTTCAAAGAGGAGGCAGAGATGTTGAAGGCTCTCCAGCATCCCAACATCGTGCGGTTTTATGACTTCTGGGAATCACCCGTTAAAGGGAAGAAGTGTATCGTTCTGGTGACAGAGCTAATGACCTCAGGGACACTAAAAAC ATATCTGAAGCGTTTTAAGGTGATGAAACCTAAAGTTCTTCGTAGCTGGTGCAGGCAGATTCTCAAAGGCCTCCACTTCCTCCACACAAGGACTCCTCCAATCATCCACAGAGATCTCAAGTGTGACAACATCTTCATCACTGGTCCCACAGGCTCTGTCAAAATAGGAGATCTGGGCCTGGCAACACTGAAGAGGGCCTCCTTTGCTAAAAGTGTTATTG GCACTCCAGAGTTCATGGCCCCAGAGATGTACGAGGAGCACTATGATGAGTCTGTGGATGTCTACGCCTTTGGGATGTGTATGCTGGAGATGGCCACCTCAGAATATCCCTACTCTGAGTGTCAAAATGCTGCTCAGATCTACCGCAAAGTCACCAGT GGGGTGAAACCTGCCAGCTACAGCAAAGTCAGTGACCCAGAAATTAAGGAAATAATTGGGGAATGTATCTGCCACAGATGGGAAGAAAG GTACTCCATCAAGGACCTCCTGAATCATGCCTTCTTTGCCGAGGATACAGGCGTGAGGGTGGAGCTCAATGAAGAAGATGATGGGAAGAAATCATCCATTGCTCTGAAGCTGTGGGTTGAGGATACTAAAAAGCTGAAGGGGAAGTACAAGGACACTGGTGCCATTGAATTTTCCTTTGACTTGGTGAATGAGGTACCAGAGGTTGTTGCACAAGAAATG GTGGAATCAGGTTTTTTCCTGGACTGTGATGTGAAGGTAGTCGGGAAGTCCATCCGGGACCGTGTGGCTCTCATTAAATGGAAGAGGGAGCGAACGGTCTCGTCTGGAAATGGCGAGGCAGCTGTGAAGAAGCCACAGCAGAACCTACTGCAGGTGCCCGGTACCGTTGTACCACAGGCACCCACATTAGCTACGACAGATTGTGAGGACCAAGAGGTGGAGCAGCAGACCCTGATCTGCACCGTGCCTGCCATCACGTCTGCCCCAT CTGACAGCGGAGTGAGCTCTACCATGCAATTAGATGATCTAAGCAATCAGCAAAATGGCGCCTACCAGTCGCCTACAGAGCCCATTTCCACAGCTCAAGTGATCTACAGTCCTCCTGCACAGGTTGACCCTCAGCTGCACCAGGGGCCCTACCAGCAACCCACAGCACAGGCCTCTCATGAAaactacacacaaacatccactcAATTAAATCAGGGAGCCTACCAGCAAACCACAGGTCAGCTGCATCCTGGGGCCTATCATCAACCTGCAGCACAACTGCACCAGGGGTCTTATCAGTCTCAAACA CGTCACTACAGTGATCCCTTTGTATGTCATGACCTGTTCATCACTGAGAGCGCAGTGTGTTTTAGGCGTGGAAGCGCCCCCCTGGTTGAGGCGTCACGATGTAGGAAACACACTAAGACCATGAATAAAAGCCCCAGTCTGTGTCCGTCACAGGATTTGGCTTCAACAAAAAGCACAGAAAACTCAGTGCATGCCACAGACTTCCTGTCCTCTAACTCTGCCCAGAATCCATCATTATTATCTCCTCTCTTACCCCCACATCAACACTCTCATCATGACTCAGCAAGTAATTACAATTCACCTCTCCTTCCCCTGAATTTACAACCTCCCTCAGAGCTCCGTCTGAGCGTTCCACGCAGCCCACAGCCCCACCGCCACTGCAAGGCTTGCATGTCTCTCCTCCTGAGGGATAAGTCAAAGGCAGGTGCATCTCTGGGACACACGCATACATCTGCCAGAAAGTTAACTTCAGTCTCGAAGCCAGGCTCACCCATATCTCATCATCTGGCAAGTTCTCCTCCAGTcactcttccttttcttttggcCTCACCCACTTCCCCATCATCAAACAGTCAACCAACCCTGGTGACTTCCCCTTCACATCTTTCCCCACCCTCACAAGTTGTGCTTCCACGGAGTTTGTATGAAGGTGGAGATCTCACTCTTCTCAACCACTGTCTCCATCACATCGTCGGTCGCAGGACCAGTTCCCCCACCCTCTCTGCTAATCATCCAATGCACAGACAGGGGGAGGTCGGGGGTACTACCTCCTCAGTAGTTGAGCATATAGACAAGAGGCTGAGTCTTGATGTCCCACTCTTCTCTCGCCCAAATCTGGACTGGAATCGGCTGTTATCAGCACTGACAGCCAGTGAAGGCAGACCAGATCCACTG ACAGAGTCTGCTCCAGCTACACCAGCCCCTATTGTGCACCAGAGTAGACAGACAGCACAGAGCTTCCCAGCTGCAGACCCCACTCTACAGCCACAGCTTACTGCCCAACCCAGCCAGGAGCAG TGCCATCTCCAACCAGCTGCTGTCCTTTCCCAG CTGTTATCTGCTGACCAGCCTACCTCTCACCTGAGTCCTCCTGACATATCTACCAGTTTTCCAAAGTCAGTGTCCAGtactcctccccctctcctgcCCCTGCAGATCAGCACACAG TTTCCCTCACCATATCCTGTTCAAATAGGGGGCCTCAATCCCTCTCCCTTCCCCTCATCTCCTCTGCCATGTGCTTACAGCAGCAGTGACCCTTTTATGTCTAGCTCCCACTACTCACCTTCACCCCACCATCCTTCCCTTCCTCTGACCCTTAATGCCACCCTGCCCTCTATACCCACTCTCAGCACCCCTCAGACCCCTTTGTCCACACCTCAGCACGTGCCCAATGTGGCACTCCCTATGCCAATTTTTGCCATGGCCATGTCTCCTGCAGTGCCCCAGAAGGGCGGTCCTCTTACATGTCAGACAAACCTTGGTAGCTTCCATACCACCCATCCCTTACCTCTCTCCCAGGTACAACCCACCCCATACCCTGCCCCCTACCCTGAGCAGGAATTGGCTCAGCCACCTGTCCAG GTAAAGATGATTGCACCACAGGATAATTTGGGAGATGTTCACCTTTTGGCTCAGGTCCACCCGGTCTTGCCTGCTGTTCAGACTCCTCTCTGGGGAAGCGGATTAGATGCAGAAACTTCTGCAGCTGGCCGAGACTTAAATGTAGCTCCTACAGTTCAAGCCCCAGCCTCAATCTCAGCTACAGTCCAATTTGAAACTCAAGCCCCAGCACAAAACCAACCACCACTTTCAGTATCAGCTCAAGCTGGAGTCATGCCTCAAACTCCAGCTTCAACATTTGTTAATGCCCCGACTTCAGTCCCAATACAAATTCCAACAGCAGTGCACACCACTGCCTCAGCCCCAGTTCAAACACCAGTCTCTGCAACAGGTCTCACTTTTGAATCACCAAAAGGCTCATCTACAAGCTCAGAGACATCTGTCCCAGGTTTAGGCTCTGCTCTCATTCCTGTCACGCTGCCAGCCACAGCTCCTGTTGCAGCTCCAGTTCTGCAGCCTGCTGGCATCCAGACAGTAGTCTCAGTGTCTGAGTGTGCCAGCCTGGCCACAGCTCAGCAAAACTTTGAGTCGACATCTGCATCCAGCACCCTTCAACAAGAGCACTGTGTAGAG GATGTGCTTCAGGACAAACCCATATTCTTACCTAATTATGCCTATGACAG TCTCAACTCTGATGTGGCATCTGGTAAGGAAACAAGTGACGGCTATGACAGCTTGGCTAGTGGAGCGAAGGGGGACGGAAAACCCAGGAAACACCACCGCAAGTCTGCTCGCACTCGCTCCCGTCAAGAAAGGACCAGCAAACCCAAACTGAGCATGCTCAAT GTTTGCAACACTGGTGATAAAATGGTCGAATGCCAACTGGAGACTCACAATCACAAAATGGTGACATTTAAATTTGATCTGGATGGAGATGCTCCAGAGGAAATTACCACGTACATG GTAGAGAATGGGTTTATCCTACTGTTAGAAAAGGAGATCTTCATTGACCAGCTAAAGGACATTGTGGATAAAGCTGAAGACATGCTGAATGAAGACATGGAGGGTGAAAGGGCCTCCGCCTTGAGTTGTAGTCCTGAACAAGGCCAGATTTGTGAGGGCCTGGTAGGAGAG AGTCAGCAGCCTGGAGCACCTCAGCCTGTCTATCAGCAGAATG TTCTTCATACAGGAAAGAGATGGTTCATAATCTGCCCCGTAGAGGAGACGCCCACATCCAGCCAGGAGACCCCATCTGATGGTACAGCTACACAGTCTCCGGGGAGTTCAGCCACTACCCAGCCTCCTGACAGTGGCACTGCAAGGCCTTCTGCATCCAGAG AACAGGGGTCGTCCTCCACAATGTCTGGTGGAAGTGGAGGCTTCACATATGATATGTATGGATTCTGTAGCCCTCCAATAATGTCCAACACAGACCCTCTCCTCTTAGCTACTCTGTCTCCCCCTGTGTCTGCTCCCCCGACCCTTCAGTCAGTGACATCACTGGAGCCTGTGGACAGCTCTGTGCAGCCCAGTGTTCATCATGCCCAGCCAGCCAGAGCTCAAACTTTGCCCCCGTCATCCCCACACACGTCTTTCCCAGTGGATGAGTCACAGGGATCCCCTTTGGGCTCCATCTCCCCGACCCATGCAGCTCAGCAGATTCCTGACATGACATTTCCTGTTTCTGTGGCTGACGAGGTGCCCTGCTGCCCTCTGGTCATGCCCCTGTCTCTGGATGTGAGCGGTTTACAGGGTGGGTCTCCTCTCACTCCTCTTCCACTCCAGGAGCAAGTTCCAGCCAAAGAGCCACTCTCTGTGTCCTATGCCTCCGCAGCACGCAGCGAGCGTCCACAGCAGCCTGTGGTGCTGCACCAACCTTTTTCCAGCGTGGGAGGGACCAAAGTATCCTCACTACCCCAGAGCCCAGCGCTATCCCAGCCCGCCACAGGGCCCGCTGAGTCAGACGGCGAAGGACGACTGGGCCGAGGGGGCTTTGTGGACAGCACCATAAAAACACTGGATGAGAAACTAAGGAACTTGCTCTACCAGGAATACGCTCCCATGTATCCATCAGGCAGTGCTGCAGAGACACCAGGCTATGGCACAGAGTACATCCAGTCTCCTCCTGGTCCAGACAGCGCCACAGGAGGGTCAGGAAACAGCACGCCAGGTCCGATGGGAGAGGGACGCTACAGGGCAGGAGAACAGCTG CCTCAAATTCCAGAGAGAATGGATAGTTTAAGCACACTGAGTGACTCAGCCGTGTGTG CTTCCCTGTCAAGAAAACACGTCCCTCACTCTGCTTCCTGCTCTGGAACAAGAGGCCGCTTTAAG ATAATCGCTGTTCCTCCTGAAGTGGCCAACAGACAAGATGTGAAGCAGAGGAGCTGGAGCAGTGCTGCCTCACCGGCACACCCTGGAGGATACAGCGAGGACCACGTCCAGGCTGAGACCATGACTGCCTCCACTACAATTGGTCGTTTCTCTGTGGTTAGCACTGAAGATGACATTACACAGAGGATACGTTGCAGCCGCTACTCTGCCCCGCCTGATTTCTACCTGGACACACCTCCGTCCATGGCCAAGCGGGGCTCCCTGCCTCGCGCCCTGACCTCCAACTCTGTTGCTGTGGATGTCACAGTTCATGCTCGGTTCCTCTCCTCAGACTCGGGGGCTGAGAGCAGCCCTGCAAAGCTGGCTCCTGCAACCCCGTCTCAACATACTCGCTCTGAGCGCAGAGGAAGTGACCTCATGAAGAGGGCTGTGGCCTTCCTCCGTCGTTCAGGGCGCAGCAGCAGTGTGCAGAGCTCTGACTCACCAAGTAGGCATGGAGGCGTGCATGGCTCGGCCTATGCCAGCAGCGATAATGACTCAGAGATGGAGGACTCGGACATGAAGAGGGAACTACAGAGACTCAGGGAGAA ACATCTGAGGGAGATCTCTGAGCTGCAGGCCCATCAGCGGGGGGAAGTGGAGCTACTGTATCGCCGGCTTGGCAAAGCCCCGCCTACGGGCCTGGGTCTCTCACATGTTGCACCACATGCTGGCCGTAGGAAGAGGTCCAGCAAGCACAGGCTGAAGCCTGGCAAACTTCTCAGCCCTCTGGTTCAACAATTTAGGAATGTCACAACCAAGACTAGTGACTCCAGCAGATCAA gtgctgctACAGGTACAAGTGAGCCCACAGTGAGTTTAAATGGGTCTCCAGCCAAAGGGTCTGTCCCTACTCATGGCAGGGCACGGTCATGCACCAGCCACCTTCCCAGCTCAACCTCAGAGCCCGTGCAGACTCAGCAGCCCTGTTCCCTCAAGGGCTCTTTGTCTTCTGATAATATTTACGCTGGACTACACAAAGACGGCATCGGCACACAAGTTCCACCAGGACAAG GGTCAACACTGAAGCGACTGTGTCTCGGCAAAGATCGTGGCAACA GGTCTGGAGCCGGGCCAGGGGCTTACAATCAATCACAGCAGCCGCCTACAGGTGCCACACCTCCTTCTCATCAGCCAGTAATGGGACTGGCCCAAGCTCAAGCCAATAACAGCAACAACAAGACAAGTTCATACACTGGCTCATCCATGAGTGCCAATGAAAATAACCTGCCTGAAGACTTTCAGCGGCTGATGGAGGACTGGGCCCAGGAGGTTCTTATCGTCACCCACAGGCCGCGCACTAACTCTCTGAGCATCAGTGGGCAGCAGCTTTGGAATCAGGTTGTGCCTCGAACACGTGGACAGCTGACTAGTGCCTCAGAT GTATCATGGACAGCTCAAGGTCCAGAGGCCTGCAGTCTTCCCCTGTCTTGGCCTGATAGCCCTGGGTCAACAATGATGACCAACCCCTCCACAGGACCCCATCCCAGTTATCCTGCTCCATTCAGGGCCTTGTCCTCACCTCTCTCTGTTAGCCACTGGCCTGGGTTGCTATTCCCACTTCCTTCAGGAGTCTTTGCCTTTCCTGCTGTGCCCTCAACCCAGGACGCCCCCAGCCCTGGTCCAGTTCCATCATGTCAGCCGCCTGACCCCAAAGCCAGGACTCTCTAA